In Rhodobacter xanthinilyticus, a single window of DNA contains:
- the fdhD gene encoding formate dehydrogenase accessory sulfurtransferase FdhD, with the protein MSLPAGAAREGSEVLAEETPVALVYDGVTQAVMMATPADLEDFLLGFALSEGLIETPAELTRREIVAREAGIEARGWLAAGPGARFAARRRAMAGPVGCGLCGLESLTEALRPLPVRAPGGRVSAGGAAAALTGLRAAQRLQDATRGVHAAGFWTEAEGLIAIREDVGRHNALDKLAGALAGAGRGAAEGALVMTSRVSVDLVQKAATLGAAALIAPSAPTALAVAQARAAGLRLIARAPAQGALIDYTEPP; encoded by the coding sequence ATGAGCCTGCCCGCAGGCGCGGCGCGCGAGGGCTCCGAGGTTCTGGCCGAGGAGACCCCGGTTGCGCTCGTCTATGACGGGGTGACGCAGGCGGTGATGATGGCGACGCCCGCCGATCTCGAGGATTTCCTTCTCGGGTTCGCGCTCTCCGAGGGGTTGATCGAGACCCCGGCCGAGCTCACCCGCCGCGAGATCGTGGCGCGCGAGGCGGGGATCGAGGCGCGCGGCTGGCTCGCGGCGGGGCCCGGCGCGCGGTTCGCGGCGCGCAGGCGGGCGATGGCGGGGCCGGTGGGCTGCGGGCTGTGCGGGCTCGAGAGCCTGACCGAGGCGCTGCGGCCCTTGCCGGTGCGCGCGCCGGGGGGCCGGGTTTCGGCCGGCGGGGCGGCCGCGGCGCTGACTGGCTTGCGCGCCGCGCAACGGCTGCAAGATGCGACGCGGGGCGTGCATGCGGCGGGGTTCTGGACCGAGGCCGAGGGGCTGATCGCGATCCGCGAGGATGTCGGGCGCCACAACGCGCTTGATAAACTCGCCGGCGCGCTCGCGGGCGCGGGGCGCGGGGCGGCCGAGGGCGCGCTGGTGATGACCTCGCGCGTGTCGGTCGATCTGGTGCAGAAGGCGGCGACCCTTGGCGCGGCGGCGCTGATCGCGCCATCGGCGCCCACCGCCCTTGCCGTCGCCCAGGCCCGCGCGGCCGGGCTGCGGCTCATCGCCCGCGCCCCCGCGCAGGGCGCGCTCATCGATTACACGGAGCCCCCATGA
- the fdhF gene encoding formate dehydrogenase subunit alpha, whose translation MKDFIIPTKDMGTPARKGAPVRLTIDGVAVTVPAGTSVMRAAAEAGISIPKLCATDSLEPIGSCRLCMVEIDGMRGTPASCTTPVHEGMQVHTQTEGLTRLRRGVMELYISDHPLDCLTCAANGDCELQDMAGAVGLREVRYSGTENHFQPRQNGEANPLYIAKDTSNPYFSYDPAKCIVCMRCVRACEEVQGTFALTIEGRGFDARISTAAPDFLSSDCVSCGACVQACPTATLVETSVEAIGTPERSVVTTCAYCGVGCSFEAQMRGEELVRMVPWKDGKANRGHSCVKGRFAYGYAKHQDRILKPMIREATTEPWREVSWEEALAFTAGRIEAIRAAHGKDALGVITSSRCTNEETFLVQKLARAVFGTNNTDTCARVCHSPTGYGLKQTFGTSAGTQDFDSVEETDLALVIGANPTDGHPVFASRLRKRLRQGAGLIVIDPRRIDLLETAHRGEARHLALRPGTNVAVLTAMAHVIVTEKLYDAAFIAERCEQDAWEDYAEFVSAPDYAPEAVAELTGVSAQALREAARAYAAAPNASIYYGLGVTEHSQGSTTVIAIANLAMMTGNIGRPGVGVNPLRGQNNVQGSCDMGSFPHELPGYRHVSDPAARAVFEAAWGVTLDPEPGLRIPNMLDAAVGGRFKALYVQGEDILQSDPDTRHVAAGLAAMDCVIVHDLFLNETANYAHVFLPGSTFLEKDGTFTNAERRINRVRRVMRPRAGYADWEVTQMLANALGAGWAYTHPEEIMAEIAATTPGFAGVSYAMLDERGSVQWPCNAAAPEGSPIMHIDGFVRGRGRFIRTAYVATEERTGPRFPLLLTTGRILSQYNVGAQTRRTENVLWHGEDRLEIHPHDAETRGIKEGDWVRLASRAGETSLRATVTDRVAPGVVYTTFHHPDTQANVVTTDNSDWATNCPEYKVTAVQVGLSNGPSDWQARYTAQATAARRIEAAE comes from the coding sequence ATGAAGGATTTCATCATCCCCACCAAGGACATGGGCACGCCCGCGCGGAAGGGCGCGCCGGTCAGGCTGACGATCGACGGCGTGGCGGTCACGGTGCCTGCGGGCACCTCGGTGATGCGCGCCGCCGCCGAGGCCGGGATCTCGATCCCGAAGCTCTGCGCAACCGACAGCCTCGAGCCGATCGGCTCGTGCCGGCTCTGCATGGTCGAGATCGACGGCATGCGCGGCACGCCGGCCTCTTGCACCACGCCCGTGCATGAGGGGATGCAGGTCCATACCCAGACCGAGGGGCTGACCCGCCTGCGCCGCGGGGTGATGGAGCTCTATATCTCCGACCACCCGCTCGATTGCCTGACCTGCGCGGCCAACGGCGATTGCGAGTTGCAGGACATGGCCGGCGCGGTCGGCCTGCGCGAGGTGCGCTACAGCGGCACCGAAAACCACTTCCAGCCGCGCCAGAACGGCGAGGCGAACCCGCTCTATATCGCCAAGGACACCTCGAACCCCTATTTCAGCTACGACCCGGCGAAATGTATCGTCTGCATGCGCTGCGTGCGGGCCTGCGAGGAGGTGCAGGGCACCTTCGCGCTGACCATCGAGGGGCGCGGGTTCGATGCCCGGATCTCGACCGCGGCGCCCGATTTCCTCTCCTCCGATTGCGTGAGCTGCGGCGCCTGCGTGCAGGCCTGCCCGACGGCGACGCTGGTCGAGACCTCGGTCGAGGCGATCGGCACGCCGGAGCGCTCGGTGGTGACCACCTGCGCCTATTGCGGGGTGGGCTGCTCCTTCGAGGCGCAGATGCGCGGCGAGGAGCTGGTGCGGATGGTGCCCTGGAAGGACGGCAAGGCCAACCGCGGCCATAGCTGCGTGAAGGGCCGCTTCGCCTATGGCTATGCCAAGCATCAGGACCGGATCCTGAAGCCGATGATCCGCGAGGCGACCACCGAGCCGTGGCGCGAGGTGAGCTGGGAGGAGGCGCTGGCCTTCACCGCCGGGCGGATCGAGGCGATCCGCGCCGCGCATGGCAAGGATGCGCTCGGCGTCATCACCTCCTCGCGCTGCACCAACGAGGAGACCTTCCTCGTGCAGAAACTCGCCCGCGCGGTCTTCGGCACCAACAACACCGACACCTGCGCGCGGGTCTGCCATTCGCCCACCGGCTATGGGCTGAAGCAGACTTTCGGCACCTCGGCTGGCACGCAAGATTTTGATTCGGTTGAAGAAACCGATCTCGCCCTGGTGATCGGCGCGAACCCGACCGACGGCCACCCGGTGTTTGCGAGCCGGCTGCGCAAGCGGCTGCGGCAGGGCGCGGGGCTGATCGTCATCGACCCGCGGCGGATTGATCTGCTCGAGACCGCACATCGCGGCGAGGCGCGGCATCTGGCGCTGCGCCCGGGCACCAACGTGGCCGTTCTGACCGCGATGGCGCATGTGATCGTGACCGAGAAGCTCTATGATGCCGCCTTCATCGCCGAGCGGTGCGAGCAAGACGCCTGGGAGGATTACGCCGAGTTTGTCTCTGCGCCCGATTATGCCCCCGAGGCGGTGGCCGAGCTGACCGGCGTGAGCGCGCAGGCCCTGCGCGAGGCCGCGCGCGCCTATGCTGCGGCGCCCAATGCCTCGATCTATTACGGCCTCGGCGTGACCGAGCACAGCCAGGGCTCGACCACGGTGATCGCGATCGCGAACCTCGCGATGATGACCGGCAATATCGGCCGCCCCGGTGTCGGCGTGAACCCGCTGCGCGGGCAGAATAACGTGCAGGGCTCGTGCGACATGGGCTCCTTCCCGCATGAGCTGCCGGGCTATCGCCATGTCTCGGACCCCGCCGCGCGGGCGGTCTTCGAGGCGGCCTGGGGCGTCACGCTCGACCCCGAACCGGGGCTGCGGATCCCCAACATGCTCGACGCCGCGGTCGGCGGGCGCTTCAAGGCGCTCTACGTCCAGGGCGAGGATATCCTGCAATCGGACCCCGACACCCGCCATGTCGCGGCGGGGCTCGCGGCGATGGATTGCGTGATCGTCCACGATCTCTTCCTCAACGAGACCGCCAATTACGCCCATGTCTTCCTGCCGGGCTCGACCTTCCTCGAGAAGGACGGCACCTTCACCAACGCCGAGCGGCGGATCAACCGCGTGCGGCGCGTGATGCGCCCGCGGGCGGGCTACGCCGATTGGGAGGTGACGCAGATGCTCGCCAATGCGCTCGGCGCGGGCTGGGCCTATACCCACCCCGAGGAGATCATGGCCGAGATCGCGGCGACGACGCCGGGCTTTGCCGGGGTCAGCTATGCGATGCTCGACGAACGCGGCTCGGTGCAATGGCCCTGCAACGCGGCGGCGCCCGAGGGCTCGCCGATCATGCATATCGACGGCTTCGTGCGCGGCCGCGGGCGGTTCATCCGCACCGCCTATGTCGCGACCGAGGAACGCACCGGCCCGCGCTTCCCGCTGCTGCTGACCACCGGGCGGATCCTGAGCCAGTATAACGTCGGCGCGCAGACCCGGCGCACCGAGAACGTGCTCTGGCATGGCGAGGACCGGCTCGAGATCCACCCCCATGACGCGGAAACGCGGGGGATCAAGGAGGGCGATTGGGTGCGGCTGGCGAGCCGGGCGGGCGAGACGAGCCTGCGCGCCACCGTCACCGACCGGGTGGCGCCGGGGGTTGTCTACACGACCTTCCACCACCCCGATACGCAGGCCAATGTGGTGACCACCGACAATTCCGACTGGGCCACCAACTGCCCCGAATACAAGGTCACCGCGGTGCAGGTGGGGCTCTCGAACGGCCCCTCCGACTGGCAGGCGCGCTACACCGCCCAGGCCACGGCCGCGCGGCGGATCGAGGCGGCGGAATGA
- a CDS encoding formate dehydrogenase beta subunit, translating to MKIWVPSDAAARACGADALVPAIVAEAARRGIAVEIARNGSRGMVWLEPLVEIETPAGRIGFGPMTLADVPALFEAPEAHPKAQGLVEEIAFFKRQTRLTFARCGRIDPLDLAAYEAEGGLAGLRAALALQPEAVVDVVAASGLRGRGGAGFPTGIKWRTVLHAKAARKYIVCNADEGDSGSFADRMLMEGDPFCLIEGMAIAGLATGAVQGYVYIRSEYPDAIAVMRAAVERARAAGMLGESLLGSGRAFDMEIREGAGAYVCGEETSLLNSLEGKRGVVRAKPPLPALEGFLGRPTVVNNVLSLAAVPWILANGPEAYHAIGINRSRGTIPLQIAGNVRFGGLFETGFGITLGEIVEEIGGGTASGRPVKAVQVGGPLGAYHPRGDYDLPFCYESFAEQKGLVGHAGLVVHDEGADMLGLARFAMEFCAVESCGKCTPCRIGAVRGVETLDRVRAGDAAAIPLLEDLCHTMKLGSLCALGGFTPYPVLSALAHFPEEFTPVREAAE from the coding sequence ATGAAGATCTGGGTTCCCTCCGACGCGGCCGCGCGCGCCTGTGGCGCGGATGCGCTGGTGCCGGCGATTGTCGCCGAGGCGGCGCGCCGCGGCATCGCGGTCGAGATCGCGCGCAACGGCTCGCGCGGGATGGTCTGGCTCGAGCCCTTGGTCGAGATCGAGACGCCCGCGGGCCGGATCGGCTTTGGCCCGATGACGCTTGCCGATGTGCCCGCGCTTTTCGAGGCGCCCGAGGCGCACCCGAAGGCGCAGGGCCTCGTCGAGGAGATCGCCTTCTTCAAGCGCCAGACCCGGCTGACCTTCGCGCGCTGCGGGCGGATCGACCCGCTCGACCTCGCGGCCTATGAGGCCGAGGGCGGCCTCGCGGGCCTGCGCGCGGCGCTGGCGCTGCAACCCGAGGCGGTGGTCGATGTGGTCGCGGCCTCGGGCTTGCGCGGGCGCGGCGGCGCGGGTTTCCCGACGGGGATCAAATGGCGCACCGTGCTCCATGCGAAAGCGGCGCGCAAATATATCGTGTGCAACGCCGATGAGGGCGATTCGGGCTCCTTTGCCGACCGGATGCTGATGGAGGGCGACCCGTTCTGCCTGATCGAGGGGATGGCGATCGCCGGCCTCGCGACCGGGGCGGTGCAGGGCTATGTCTATATCCGCTCGGAATACCCCGACGCGATCGCGGTGATGCGCGCGGCGGTGGAGCGGGCGCGCGCGGCGGGCATGCTGGGCGAGAGCCTGCTCGGCTCGGGGCGCGCCTTCGACATGGAGATCCGCGAGGGCGCGGGGGCCTATGTCTGCGGCGAGGAGACCTCGCTGCTCAACTCGCTCGAGGGCAAGCGCGGCGTGGTGCGCGCCAAGCCGCCGCTGCCCGCGCTCGAGGGGTTCCTCGGCCGCCCGACGGTGGTCAACAACGTGCTCTCGCTGGCGGCGGTGCCGTGGATCCTCGCGAACGGCCCGGAGGCCTATCATGCGATCGGCATCAACCGCTCGCGCGGGACGATCCCTCTCCAAATCGCGGGGAATGTGCGCTTTGGCGGGCTTTTCGAGACCGGCTTCGGGATCACGCTGGGCGAGATCGTCGAGGAGATCGGCGGCGGCACGGCCTCGGGGCGGCCGGTGAAGGCGGTGCAGGTGGGCGGGCCCTTGGGCGCCTATCACCCGCGCGGCGATTACGATCTGCCGTTCTGCTACGAGAGCTTCGCCGAGCAGAAGGGGCTGGTGGGCCATGCGGGGCTCGTCGTGCATGACGAGGGCGCCGATATGCTCGGGCTCGCGCGTTTCGCGATGGAGTTCTGCGCGGTCGAGAGCTGCGGCAAATGCACGCCCTGCCGGATCGGCGCGGTGCGCGGCGTCGAGACGCTCGACCGGGTGCGGGCGGGCGATGCGGCGGCGATCCCGCTCCTTGAAGACCTCTGCCATACGATGAAACTCGGCTCGCTCTGTGCGCTCGGCGGCTTCACGCCCTATCCGGTGCTCTCCGCGCTTGCCCATTTTCCTGAAGAATTCACCCCCGTCCGGGAGGCCGCCGAATGA
- a CDS encoding NAD(P)H-dependent oxidoreductase subunit E, translating into MTPEPQLAQILQAHAGREGALLPILHDVQAAFGYVPEEVYAPIGAALKLSRAEVAGVVGFYHDFRAAPAGRHVIKLCRAEACQAMGGAATQSALEAALGQKLGETKNGVTLEAVYCLGLCACAPAALVNGAPRGRLDAAAAQALAGEVRA; encoded by the coding sequence ATGACGCCAGAGCCGCAGCTCGCGCAGATCTTGCAAGCCCATGCCGGGCGCGAAGGCGCGCTCTTGCCGATCTTGCATGATGTGCAGGCGGCGTTCGGCTATGTCCCCGAGGAGGTTTACGCCCCGATCGGCGCCGCGCTGAAGCTCAGCCGGGCCGAGGTTGCGGGCGTGGTGGGCTTCTATCACGATTTCCGCGCGGCGCCTGCGGGGCGGCATGTGATCAAGCTGTGCCGCGCCGAGGCCTGTCAGGCGATGGGCGGCGCCGCGACGCAAAGCGCGCTTGAGGCGGCGCTTGGCCAGAAGCTCGGCGAGACGAAGAACGGCGTGACGCTGGAGGCGGTCTATTGCCTCGGGCTTTGTGCCTGCGCGCCGGCGGCGCTGGTGAATGGGGCGCCGCGCGGGCGGCTGGATGCGGCGGCGGCGCAGGCGCTGGCGGGCGAGGTGCGGGCATGA